The DNA region ACACCATTAGCTCGGAGTCCACTTCCCATATATAAGTATCCAAAAATAATACCAATcatcaaatgacaaaaaagGCGAACGATGAGTAAATTATTGTCTCGTCTCAGGGACATAAGATGGCgtttataaagtaaataacATTGTGCTAAAAAACCAGCAGGTGCTGGAGGCTCATTTATAGAAGtatttatcgttttatttTCGCTAGTAGTTGTCTTTCGATCTGTCCAAATTTTTTCGGCTGCTATTGTCAATTTGTCAATTCCAACTCCATAGTCACCGATTGCGACTTCAATCAAAATATCTGCTGGGTTGTGGTATGGAGGACAATTTACGCCTACCGATGTCAAGTGAGGCAACAAGGATGTTATTGAACCGCGATAAATGCAATGACCATCAGCTACTGCGTAGAGTGAATCAAACATTTCAAACAGAAGAGCACTTGGTTGGTGAATGGTACAGATAACAGTACGTCCTTCAGCagacaattttttcaacaaagcAATACAAGAACTACACGATGCTGAGTCGAGACCAGTTGTAGGCTCATCCAAAAATAACACTGAAGGATTGCTCAGAAGTTCAAACGCAATGTCCAATCTTTTTTTCTGTCCACCGGACAAACGACCGCATAGTGTATTGAAACAATGGTTCAGACCAAGCATTTCCAAGAGATTCAAAACCtgtaaaacatttaataatcaCATGTTTACAAGTCAGTTCTGATACGGCGTGTTGCTAAGGTGAGGAAGTATATATCGAGTACAAGTGAGCTACTGATGATTTGGATTCGAGAATTTTCCCTTGAAACCTATATTTTTCCTTCcccataattatatatactcgGGATATACtcgatatataatttttctaatttataccgaaaatgaaaaaaatattcaagatgaaATCCTTACTTGTGAATGTTTTAGTGTTGTACTTATCGTGTAACCTAGTTTTAGATTAGCAGCGAGAGTCATTGCTTCTCCCACCGTCAATTTCGTTCTTGGCAACGAGTCTTGCAAAATATAGGAAGaagtttttttccatttttcacTGTATGGCATACGCCGTTTTCCATTCACATAAACTTCACCCAAAACTCCTCGAACcctgtaaaaagaaaaaatctgtACATAGAGAAATTTTTCCTTCAATTTCACGTGACAATACCGTAAAAACTGGTATGAACTACACTCTGGTATATAATACATGACTTTTGCCTTTTATGTAAGGGGTTATCCAAGTCAAGATAGAGTGATACCATGGCTACATTGTGGGaaatttcaactaaaaaatgcTATAATGTTTGAGTAAAAATTACTATAgtgatttgtaatttttacttCTACGTTAGCTATCCTTGGCTAAAATTTCTCGCAGTGTACAAAATGTAGTCGACTACACGACTACTATAACTTCGAAAGTTTTCTCTGAGGAAaggatttttaaattctttttaaaataatttttctcttcacaaggatttttaaatttaaattcactcttttgattttatttttatttatatacttacgTGAACCCAGCCAAGACGTTTAACAGCGTTGATTTGCCTGCACCAGAAGGGCCCATTATTGCCGTCAATTCTCCAGCACGAAATTCTCCACTAATGCTATGAAGGATTTCTTTGACTTCTGAAAAgtaaatgtatatgtatagtTGAATAAACGAAATAAGCCACGCTAAAATTAAGGAGTCTTTTGAGATGATGTTAGTGATCTGTATTATATCTgtctgttaaataaatattatattttcaatttttatttgctccACTTCCACAACCAGGCTCTTGTTGTAAGGATCTTACTTGGCTTAACTGTTTTGAAACTCCATTGTTTAATTTGATATCGAATATTGTTGAAAGAGAGATCAATTTCCGGACGTTTGGGAAATTCATACATTTTCTGCACCACATATTTTTGTACCGTCGTTTCAGGTTTTATGTCGACATCATTCATACAGCTTTGGCTGTCGCTAAATGCCGTACGTAGTGGAGCAAGGTACGAAGACTTATGAGATCGATCCATCATTTACAAcaaagttttttcaatatctcCGATAATTTCACAGAGTAGTTCAgcttattgaaatataaagcGATCTTTGTGATATATAAAGCCTTACTTGTGTCTATTGAATAAATTCCTGTAACAAAAACAGAAGATATCAGTTGAAGTTGAAAATCTGTATTATATGTATGAggaacattatttattaatatattttgataatgaaattattctaactattattataattattattaaggaataaattaaatagacatattatttatacacagCTGATCTCACATATGAGGAAACCTGTATGTGTTGAGCTATTCCGAATGCATCCGAATTCCCACTCTTGTCATTGCCTAAAGCTTCCAAAGACTAAGACAGAAAGATTGTCTGCACCgtttgattaaatatatgaaaactATCTTATATATGAGCAtcttttaagcctaatacAAATTCTTTGTCGATTATAACTCGGAATATCGTGGTccgaaaaaacgaaaaaatgaCGCCCGAAATAACTcgtgataaaattgaaatggcCACTTCTAAAAATGCTTTCTTTTCTCGCTACAGCAAAAGTTTTcaaagcacaaaaaaaaaaacattaaaaattttaaaaaagttactAATATTTCGACGGCGTGGACTATATAAAGCAAGTCAGAGTAactagtttataaatttattcatgtttCCAAGCATGACCATGAAAATATCTGTATATTAAGTATTATAGGTCTAAGTTCAAGAAAGTAATCTTACGTATGTGTATATTTTGTTGTCTTACGGATAAGCTACTTTATGCTCAGCATTATAGaataagaataattttttcagagGTCACGTACTCATTGCccttaaacttaaaaataacttATATTTAGaatgtaaatttgttttaacaaatttttataagtttttttctttataggACTGATTTGgttcgtaaatttttttcagataaGGAACCTAGCTTCAGCAACGAGACTAAATAGTTCGAATTATAAACGTccttcataataaaaaatattataaaaaatatataatgaacaCATCAATTCTTGGAGAGTGAACTTTTACAGTTATCACTTGATGAAGATACTCTTCACTTTCAGGTCATAGAACTTGACCATGATATCAGAACACTTGCGAATCTCTAAACATTGGTTTCGaattttttcgttgtttttagttaaaaaaatatttgttttgtatttcagtgtataaaaataaacataaggACAGTTTCTAAAATGTCAGAATGAgcaatttcgatttttttgaGGAATAGAAAAAACTGTTTTTCTCTATTATATAATTGCATTCAAGTTCCATTAATATTTGTCATATTGCACTTTGATACTTTTCAAAAACGACCTTGAAATACTCAAGACTGCGTGAATAAATAGCgattgtttaataaaagaaataatgtttataaaaacaatcatCTTACGTTATCTGCTGTCGAAAAAACTATGAGAAATTTTATTCTCATTTCTATCTATAGTACACGCGAGTTAATGATGTTAAAGCCACTAGCCAAATAGTGTCTAAAAAACTGAAATAATTGGCATGTTATCACGTTTTTTGGtgaactatatatatatatgttatacGATGATAGCTGTGCAACAAGCTTTATctgatacaaaattttttgtaaaaaggcATGGAATACTTTGTGAGAGGCACTTGTATACTGTAATCTCAGAAAACAGTTGAATTAATCGCTGGCTCATGCGCGGTGTATGTTTTCTTTTCATTCAAACGTTGACTAACTATTATGTAGGAATTGTAATTCTTTTTTGTCTCACTattttatatgatatttttttttataataaattacaccAATCAAATTTCATCCGTTATTCACAAACCTCGTGAAAAAAAGCCAAACGATAACAATAAAACCAAGCGAATGgatattgaataaatgaataaatattgacgATAACTGTTGACGATTTTGCCTGACATtttagattaaataaaaaagctgaaTGCTAAAGCTGATAATGTTTATATAGTTTTAGGAAAAATTCAGGAATTTTTTGTACTATCCCAATCAACTATGGTTGATTAAAGTtcgaaaaattgtttaattgatgCTTTCTTTAGCCAGTTTTTTACTGCGCAGACTGTGCAGATTTACAAATACGCATGTGCAGATAATAGCTTTCTTTGTCAGGGGTCCGTTCATACAGATTGAtgattagaaatattaaaagaaaaaaaaaaaattaattttaaaacgttattttattattttgataatattaaatacattgttacctatatatattatttattatattaagttttactattttaatttttaaaaaactttctaTTGTAGAGAAATTTTGACTTTACCTCCATGTACGCTGCCGTTGTCAATAGAATAGTATCGCCAACTTAGAACAGAAAAGCCCCGAGAACTATCCCCGTAAATTcccaaattttaatttattttataggtCAAATTTTCTAAGATGCGAATatcgttaataataatttttaacaaaaaataattaaagaaaagcatattttttttgtttttttattaagattCGGTTCCATGCTGCACTCAAATTTTGACATCTGGATTGGCCAAGGTATCCTTACTCAAACCAATGGACTCGGATCAAACTTGATCTCTTTAGATCTGACTAGACCAAACTTGATCTGTGCTCAGATAAAATCTTATCTGACCAGATCAAACTATATCTAACCAGATCAAAAACCAGGGTATAGTCGgagttttttttcacatacAACATTAACGCTGCATCGCACGAACTTGCTCGGTGACATCTTCAAGCTTGGCTAAACTTCTGTCTATAGCGTTTATTTGTAATTCCAAATGAGAACTGATAAGTCCGATTCTTCTGAGATCGATTGCGGAATTTTCTGTTCCATGTTCTAGCTCACCGAAACTTTTTGCTGATTTCATTAAAATCTGcaaaaagataattataagAGTTATGTGGAGATTTCTCAGTAAAAATTCTTTGTCGAATTCAAGGCATAAAATTCTCATGAATAAAACTTactgtttagaaaaaaaaaaaaaattgaatgaagacAAAAAACGAAttgtttgaagaaaaaataatgacttattaaaaaaaaaaaattttcgatttCATAGATTTTAGAATTATtccaaatattaaatacattagTTTAAGCTAAAAAAGTCTAATTTTGAATCACTCATATACTTCAATTGAAACTAATGAAGAAATTGAATAAAGTCGTTTTTCGTCGGAGAAACACTAGAAAAACAccgaagaaaaaataaagattttaaaGTATAAGCTTTTTTTCCACACTGATGCTTCCGGCAGATGATTGAGATACGTAAGAAAACATCTGTATTCTCTTCATGCTTTCaaagcaaaaaattataagGAAAAATTATCGATGTTAAAGCAGTTGAtcacattattttttgaatcgaTTCTTAATTGTTCTAATAATTTTCCCTACTCGAAATTCAGATTTGAGGTCTtcgataaaatttcaattatggATAATATCGTAAAATCAACAGTAAAATTTACAGAAGGCTTTTGTAATTCATCTGGTATACTTGGTGGAAATAATTAGCAGATGAAAACTAGAGTGGCCACTCACTGTATATTTTACCTAAGTTTACAGAAATTTttag from Aphidius gifuensis isolate YNYX2018 linkage group LG5, ASM1490517v1, whole genome shotgun sequence includes:
- the LOC122858332 gene encoding ATP-binding cassette sub-family G member 1-like; this translates as MMDRSHKSSYLAPLRTAFSDSQSCMNDVDIKPETTVQKYVVQKMYEFPKRPEIDLSFNNIRYQIKQWSFKTVKPKVKEILHSISGEFRAGELTAIMGPSGAGKSTLLNVLAGFTVRGVLGEVYVNGKRRMPYSEKWKKTSSYILQDSLPRTKLTVGEAMTLAANLKLGYTISTTLKHSQVLNLLEMLGLNHCFNTLCGRLSGGQKKRLDIAFELLSNPSVLFLDEPTTGLDSASCSSCIALLKKLSAEGRTVICTIHQPSALLFEMFDSLYAVADGHCIYRGSITSLLPHLTSVGVNCPPYHNPADILIEVAIGDYGVGIDKLTIAAEKIWTDRKTTTSENKTINTSINEPPAPAGFLAQCYLLYKRHLMSLRRDNNLLIVRLFCHLMIGIIFGYLYMGSGLRANGVLANYVYLYGSLLLIVYTGKMAVTLAFPLEMQILKREHFNQWYKLAPYYISLLLVEIPFQAACAATYLAVSYWLTTQPMETHRIVYFMVVSIAASLTAQAWGFFIGATTPVKIAVFAGPVIAVLFSVFGFCIRYMDTPVGFRWIFHISYFRAGFHSLIFTVYGFGRDKLACGESDQYCHYAQPVKFLEEMEIDQTNVVNNLVLIIGVGVLMHLLTASALWCKLNRR
- the LOC122858334 gene encoding BLOC-1-related complex subunit 7, whose amino-acid sequence is MTSASSTSARSLFVESKLRLADKVQVNVNNISSLSRQIQRGSKSSEILMKSAKSFGELEHGTENSAIDLRRIGLISSHLELQINAIDRSLAKLEDVTEQVRAMQR